CCTCTTTTTTTGAGGGTATCGCTAGTGACATCAGTGCCACGCCTGAACAGTCTGCGTTGATTTTCGTACACGGCTACAATGTGTCCTTCGTGGACGCGGCCAGGCGTACAGCGCAAATGGCGGACGATTTGCAATTCTCTGGCGTCCCGGTGTTCTTCAGTTGGCCCTCCAGAGCCAAGTATCAGTCGTACACCGTGGATGAGAGGAATATCGAGTGGGCGGAGCTCGATATCAAAGACTTCCTTAGAGACTTCATGGAGAAAACGAAAGCTACGCATGTTTACCTGGTCGCGCACAGCATGGGGACTCGGGGGCTGACCCGCGCACTTGCGGCGTTGAGCACTGAGCGTCCTGAGCTCCTGGAAAAGATCAAAGGTCTTATTTTGGCTGCACCGGATATCGACGCAGAGGTTTTTAGACGTGATATTGCACCGAAGCTGGTTTCGCAAGGGCGGAGCTTTACTCTTTATGCGTCATCAAATGACAAGGCGCTTCGTGCGTCAAAGATGATTCATGGATATTCACGAGCGGGCGAGTCAGGCAAGGGTATTGTTGTTGTGGATGGCATGGATACGATTGATGCGTCCAAGGTGGATACAGATTTGGTAGGTCATTCATATTTTGGTAGTACAAGAACAATCATCACGGATATGCACTATCTTTTTCGTGGGGCTCCCCCTCCGGATAAAAGATCCGGTCTGGAATCGATTGGCGTGCCGCCGGATAAATACTGGTATATCAAACCTTGATGGTAGACACGGCCAGGCTGGCTAAGCCTCTCGCTTTTTCAACGGCGTGAGGCTCCAAACATGTGTGGGTGCCACTGACCAGGCCAATCACAACGGGGTGGAATCCGTATAGCGTTCAACATGATTGTGCTGCAAGGAACGGTCAAATCTCTACATGCGTGACTTGCCTTAAGTTGCGCCCCGGCGTACATGCTTCACCAACACCTTCTCCAGCAACTCCCACATCGCAGGGTCGGTACTGAACGCCACGTTGAAGCGCATCCACCCGGTAGCCTTGGCATCGACCATGAACAACTGCCCCGGCCCGAGCATGATGCCTTTCTCCATGGCATCGTCCAGCAGCGCGGCGCTGTCGGGGATGGCCGGATGCCGGGTCCAGATGTACATCCCCTCATCCGATTCGATGAACAGCTCGAAACCCAGCCGATGCAGGTGCCGGCCCACTTCCTGGTGCGCCTCGGCCAGGCGCTGGCGCA
This sequence is a window from Pseudomonas maumuensis. Protein-coding genes within it:
- a CDS encoding alpha/beta hydrolase — translated: MEQRMACRLFKIGVAVIWSVSLIGCQTLVKDQGVLRVDSSQGIHSILSQTLLSAGGQKNGALYTAGAMAGFAKSFQPAKYKVVRVRYATDRRAVESNSDEVFGGEPGTMSYGSCHVSIPSVHRIGEIESPSLLKWEFTEDPKKHVVVLRTELEPAASFFEGIASDISATPEQSALIFVHGYNVSFVDAARRTAQMADDLQFSGVPVFFSWPSRAKYQSYTVDERNIEWAELDIKDFLRDFMEKTKATHVYLVAHSMGTRGLTRALAALSTERPELLEKIKGLILAAPDIDAEVFRRDIAPKLVSQGRSFTLYASSNDKALRASKMIHGYSRAGESGKGIVVVDGMDTIDASKVDTDLVGHSYFGSTRTIITDMHYLFRGAPPPDKRSGLESIGVPPDKYWYIKP